In one window of Chryseobacterium sp. JV274 DNA:
- the thrS gene encoding threonine--tRNA ligase: protein MIKITLPDNSVKEFEGAVTPLDVAKSISEGLARNTISAIVNDKQVETTTPITTDSTVQLLTWNDDLGKKAFWHSSAHLLAQAILDFYPNAKLTIGPAIESGFYYDVDFGDESLSEKDFEKIEKKILENAKKGSTFSLYPVSKEEALKTYADNPYKVELISNLNDGEITFVTHDNFTDLCRGGHIPNTGIVKAVKILNAAGAYWRGNEKNPQLTRVYGISFPKQKDLTEYLERLEEAKRRDHRKLGKELGIFAFSEKVGAGLPLWLPKGTALRRKLENFLSDAQKKGGYEFVMSPHIGAKELYVTSGHWDKYGEDSFQPIKTPNEGEEFLLKPMNCPHHCEIYKTSQWSYRDLPKRYAEFGTVYRYEQSGELHGLTRVRGFTQDDAHLFCTPDQLSEEFEKVIDLTLYVFKSLGFEDFVTQVSLRDPENKQKYIGSDENWEKAESAIINAAQKKGLKTVVEYGEAAFYGPKLDFMVKDALGRKWQLGTIQVDYNLPERFDLHYIGNDNEKHRPVMIHRAPFGSMERFIAILLENTAGDFPLWLSPEQFIILPISEKYVDYSKKVSQFLENHDISGQIDDRNEKTGKKIRDAELNKIPFMLVVGENEENEGTISVRRRGEGDLGVMKLEDFVAYFKKEAAI, encoded by the coding sequence ATGATAAAAATTACACTTCCAGACAATAGTGTCAAAGAATTCGAGGGAGCAGTGACTCCTCTAGATGTGGCAAAATCTATAAGCGAGGGATTGGCTAGAAACACCATTTCCGCAATTGTTAATGACAAACAAGTAGAAACAACCACACCTATAACCACGGATTCTACGGTACAGCTTTTGACCTGGAATGATGATCTTGGAAAGAAGGCTTTCTGGCACTCTTCTGCCCACCTTTTGGCGCAGGCTATCCTTGACTTTTATCCTAATGCTAAGTTGACGATTGGCCCTGCCATTGAAAGCGGATTCTATTATGACGTAGATTTCGGGGATGAAAGCTTATCTGAAAAAGATTTTGAAAAGATTGAAAAAAAGATCTTAGAAAACGCGAAGAAAGGTTCTACCTTCTCTCTTTACCCGGTTTCTAAAGAAGAGGCTTTAAAAACATATGCAGACAATCCTTACAAAGTGGAATTGATCTCTAATCTCAATGATGGAGAAATCACTTTTGTAACGCATGATAACTTCACAGACTTATGTCGTGGTGGTCACATTCCGAATACTGGAATCGTAAAAGCGGTTAAAATTTTAAATGCAGCAGGAGCGTATTGGAGAGGAAATGAAAAGAACCCTCAATTGACAAGAGTATATGGTATTTCTTTCCCTAAACAGAAAGACCTTACTGAATATCTTGAAAGATTAGAGGAAGCTAAAAGAAGAGACCACAGAAAATTAGGTAAAGAACTTGGAATTTTTGCATTCTCTGAAAAAGTAGGTGCCGGGTTGCCACTTTGGTTACCAAAAGGAACTGCTTTAAGAAGAAAGCTTGAAAATTTCCTTTCAGATGCTCAGAAAAAAGGAGGTTATGAGTTTGTAATGTCTCCACACATTGGGGCAAAAGAACTCTATGTAACTTCAGGACACTGGGATAAATATGGGGAAGACAGCTTCCAGCCGATCAAAACTCCGAATGAAGGAGAAGAATTCTTATTGAAGCCAATGAACTGTCCTCACCACTGTGAAATTTACAAGACTTCACAATGGAGCTACAGAGATTTGCCTAAGAGATATGCAGAATTCGGAACTGTTTACAGATATGAGCAAAGTGGAGAGCTTCACGGATTGACAAGAGTTCGTGGATTTACTCAGGATGATGCTCACCTTTTCTGTACTCCGGATCAGCTTTCTGAAGAATTTGAAAAAGTAATCGATTTAACTCTTTATGTTTTCAAATCTTTAGGGTTTGAAGATTTTGTAACTCAGGTATCATTAAGAGATCCTGAAAACAAACAAAAATATATCGGTTCTGATGAAAATTGGGAGAAAGCAGAAAGTGCCATCATCAATGCAGCTCAGAAGAAAGGATTAAAAACAGTTGTGGAATACGGCGAAGCGGCATTCTATGGACCTAAGCTTGACTTCATGGTGAAAGATGCTTTGGGAAGAAAATGGCAGCTGGGAACAATCCAGGTAGATTATAACCTTCCTGAAAGATTTGATCTTCATTATATCGGAAATGATAATGAAAAACACAGACCGGTAATGATCCACAGAGCACCATTTGGTTCTATGGAGCGTTTTATTGCTATTTTGTTGGAAAACACAGCAGGTGATTTCCCATTATGGTTAAGCCCGGAGCAGTTTATTATTCTACCGATCAGTGAAAAATATGTAGATTATTCAAAAAAAGTTTCACAATTTTTGGAAAATCACGATATTAGCGGTCAGATTGACGACAGAAACGAGAAGACAGGTAAAAAAATCCGTGATGCGGAATTGAATAAGATTCCTTTTATGCTTGTAGTAGGGGAAAATGAAGAAAATGAAGGCACGATTTCTGTAAGAAGACGTGGAGAAGGAGATCTTGGAGTGATGAAACTGGAG